The following proteins come from a genomic window of Proteinivorax hydrogeniformans:
- a CDS encoding ATP-binding protein — MRVVGVYINNYKSIGEMKNYLKLDPKVTALIGKNESGKSNVLEAIGQLSFEKNLRSSYFDNKNRMSLEDVSIHVDFEFTEKELEKYEIEQEKTKIIFSGPSETIVEGGLIDLIKGDEQLQKALQELGNLKSSKNIWKSDNSVKTVNELENLCTNQISNYETKLNNLKKGISRDYEGKDGLIQTIGVIRDRIEGFYNLLPQIYYRSKDVQLQSSYKYDDIKNILEDETHILSRFFIAAGIKKEDIIRGFESKSSGEKRTAKNKIEGATKKNIETEFKEFYNQENIEIQVELEGQLFKIYVKTGDVAMDLTERSNGLQWYLTIFIDIFSNYYNDRPILFLLDEPGVHLHVNAQKELLNFFSHLADKQNQVVYTTHSPYMIDGSNILNVRATEKGIDGNTLIYKNAYDQELSKDTKMETLSPVINALGADLKFNFGPSQNLNIVTEGITDYMYIKAMLEYLKVDRKINVIPSAGVGNVNRIASILIGWGCDFKIVLDYDKAGHDEYIVLVDKLDSSLKENIVFVNCEEDDIEEMKKDPKTIESLVAEVKEGTIENTSKRLAANGFYERIKSNIDPMPETVDNFMRLFSRLRI; from the coding sequence ATGCGGGTTGTTGGTGTTTATATTAATAATTATAAGTCCATTGGAGAAATGAAAAATTACTTAAAATTAGACCCGAAAGTCACTGCGTTAATAGGTAAGAATGAATCGGGTAAAAGTAATGTTCTTGAGGCAATCGGCCAACTTTCTTTTGAAAAAAATCTAAGGTCTTCATATTTTGATAATAAAAATAGAATGAGTTTAGAGGATGTTTCTATACATGTTGATTTCGAATTTACTGAAAAGGAATTGGAAAAATATGAAATAGAACAAGAAAAAACAAAGATAATATTTTCAGGTCCTTCAGAAACCATTGTGGAAGGGGGGCTGATTGACTTAATAAAAGGAGACGAGCAGTTACAGAAAGCTCTGCAAGAACTGGGTAATCTTAAGAGCTCCAAAAACATATGGAAATCGGATAATTCAGTAAAAACAGTAAATGAGCTAGAGAATCTTTGCACTAACCAAATCTCAAATTATGAAACGAAACTTAATAATCTTAAAAAGGGTATTTCTCGAGATTATGAGGGGAAAGATGGATTAATTCAGACTATAGGAGTTATTCGAGACCGCATAGAAGGATTTTATAATCTTCTACCACAAATATATTATAGAAGCAAGGACGTTCAATTACAGTCATCATACAAATATGATGATATTAAAAATATTCTTGAAGATGAAACCCATATTCTTAGTAGATTTTTCATAGCTGCAGGTATCAAAAAAGAAGATATAATTAGGGGGTTTGAAAGTAAGAGTAGTGGTGAGAAAAGAACCGCAAAGAATAAAATTGAAGGAGCTACTAAGAAGAATATTGAAACTGAATTTAAAGAGTTTTATAATCAGGAGAATATAGAAATTCAAGTTGAGCTTGAGGGTCAATTATTTAAAATTTACGTAAAAACAGGTGATGTTGCTATGGACTTAACAGAACGTAGTAATGGCCTGCAGTGGTATTTAACTATTTTCATTGATATTTTTTCTAATTATTATAACGATAGACCAATACTTTTTTTATTAGATGAACCTGGTGTACACTTACATGTAAATGCACAAAAAGAACTTTTGAATTTTTTTTCTCACTTGGCAGACAAACAAAATCAAGTTGTATATACAACACACTCTCCTTATATGATTGATGGTTCGAATATATTAAACGTAAGAGCTACTGAAAAAGGTATAGATGGTAATACCTTAATATACAAAAATGCGTATGACCAAGAATTATCAAAAGATACAAAAATGGAGACTCTGTCTCCAGTGATTAACGCATTAGGAGCAGATTTAAAGTTTAATTTTGGGCCTTCGCAAAATCTAAACATTGTTACTGAAGGGATTACTGACTATATGTATATAAAAGCTATGTTGGAGTACCTGAAGGTGGATAGAAAAATTAATGTCATCCCCTCTGCTGGCGTGGGGAATGTAAACAGAATAGCCTCTATTTTAATTGGCTGGGGATGCGATTTCAAGATAGTTCTTGATTATGACAAAGCCGGTCATGATGAATACATTGTATTAGTTGACAAATTAGATAGTTCTTTAAAAGAAAATATCGTTTTCGTAAACTGTGAAGAAGATGATATTGAAGAGATGAAAAAAGATCCTAAAACAATTGAAAGTTTAGTAGCAGAAGTTAAAGAGGGGACTATAGAAAATACATCTAAAAGATTAGCTGCAAATGGTTTTTATGAAAGGATAAAGAGTAATATAGACCCAATGCCTGAGACAGTTGATAATTTCATGAGGCTATTTTCCCGTTTAAGAATATAA
- a CDS encoding TaqI-like C-terminal specificity domain-containing protein, with protein sequence MKRYVDNFKHLSLNQVFDDATVDACIIILEKQQYRKMQPTQVLYNNSIHLDQNLFGSSSWVFNDNQILEIKNKVENAGIKIKQLKGLKITWGIKTGLNDAFIINERQKNLLLEKNIRNREIIKPVLRGKDIGRYMLDYKNKYLINTKYDLDIKNKYPDIYEYLLPYKERLMSRSDQGKEWYNLRSSNIYEELEAPKILFAEIINTTPNRPKFYYDEQEYYIEATGFMINNYDNYKLLLAILNSTISMFYIKLIGSTLNTNGIRYKKIFLKEFPIIKNGNDTIIKEINGYIEKIKSINTFDKFNISLENLIKYHEKIDNVNIYAERIDKLVCQLYKINKEEYIKMLESLELGYKKEFDSSNMLITLDHEVRMSYVEKLSIQLSREKFKEEHVSKGKSIEKIANQYGFEYETVALLRRMYTEQLEPDEKVKYYEPSKLFESINCKVNDTVFYLMVKNSEYISLGDIKHILENKLNNFEDIITTCRTIDDKIRGVEIASKALNSEAYTWNAYRKAKQKGKVNKTFIKYYDNQYYGLAEWSDEIHKKYFLDAFKKYTESNPNEKKAKDLLKLFKDLDIEDKQDYIELMEEKIERTFN encoded by the coding sequence ATGAAACGCTATGTAGATAATTTTAAACATTTAAGTCTAAACCAAGTATTTGATGATGCGACAGTCGATGCTTGTATAATTATTTTAGAAAAACAACAATATAGAAAGATGCAACCAACTCAAGTCCTTTATAATAACAGTATACATTTGGATCAAAACCTTTTCGGGAGTAGCAGCTGGGTTTTCAATGATAATCAAATACTTGAAATAAAAAATAAGGTTGAAAATGCTGGTATAAAGATTAAGCAGTTAAAAGGACTGAAAATTACTTGGGGCATTAAAACAGGACTTAATGATGCTTTTATAATTAATGAAAGACAGAAAAATCTTTTGCTTGAAAAAAATATAAGAAATAGAGAAATCATTAAGCCAGTTTTGAGAGGGAAAGATATTGGGAGGTATATGTTAGATTATAAAAATAAATATTTGATTAACACAAAATATGATTTGGATATTAAAAACAAATACCCAGACATATATGAGTATTTATTGCCCTACAAAGAAAGATTAATGAGTAGATCCGATCAGGGTAAGGAATGGTATAATCTCAGATCTTCCAATATCTATGAAGAATTAGAAGCTCCTAAAATTTTATTTGCGGAAATAATAAATACTACTCCTAACAGACCTAAGTTCTATTACGATGAACAAGAATATTATATAGAAGCTACTGGATTTATGATAAATAATTACGATAATTATAAACTATTACTAGCTATTCTGAATTCAACAATTTCAATGTTTTATATAAAATTAATTGGTTCTACGTTAAATACAAATGGCATTCGTTATAAAAAAATATTTCTAAAAGAATTCCCAATTATCAAAAATGGTAATGATACAATAATAAAGGAAATAAATGGTTATATAGAAAAAATCAAAAGTATTAATACTTTTGATAAGTTTAATATATCCCTAGAAAATTTAATAAAATATCATGAAAAAATTGACAATGTGAATATTTATGCAGAAAGGATCGATAAGCTTGTTTGTCAATTATATAAAATAAATAAAGAAGAATATATTAAAATGCTAGAATCTTTAGAACTAGGCTACAAGAAAGAGTTTGATAGTAGTAACATGCTTATAACTTTAGACCATGAAGTAAGAATGTCTTATGTAGAAAAACTCTCGATACAATTATCTAGAGAAAAATTTAAAGAGGAGCACGTATCTAAAGGGAAAAGTATAGAAAAAATTGCTAATCAATATGGGTTTGAATATGAAACAGTTGCATTACTGAGAAGAATGTATACCGAACAGCTGGAGCCTGATGAAAAGGTTAAATATTACGAACCATCTAAACTTTTTGAGTCAATCAATTGTAAAGTTAATGATACGGTATTTTACCTTATGGTTAAAAACTCTGAATACATTAGTTTGGGGGATATCAAGCATATACTTGAAAACAAGTTAAATAATTTTGAGGATATTATTACTACATGTCGTACTATTGATGATAAAATTAGAGGAGTTGAAATTGCAAGTAAAGCTTTAAACTCTGAGGCATATACCTGGAACGCCTACAGAAAGGCAAAGCAAAAAGGGAAAGTAAACAAAACATTTATCAAATACTATGACAACCAATATTACGGCTTAGCGGAATGGTCGGACGAAATCCACAAAAAGTACTTTCTAGACGCATTTAAAAAATACACCGAGTCAAACCCCAACGAAAAAAAGGCTAAGGATTTATTGAAGCTGTTCAAAGACCTAGACATAGAAGATAAGCAAGATTATATTGAGCTTATGGAAGAAAAAATAGAGAGGACTTTTAACTAA
- a CDS encoding DEAD/DEAH box helicase, with amino-acid sequence MSNFHMLCQPLKDKIINKLGWKELTAVQEMTIPEIINGKNAIVLAPTAGGKTEAAFFPILHTIYNEEITSTSVIYVSPIKALLNNQEERLRGLSSFVYGNVFKWHGDVSSYEKIKSFKNPPNILMITPESLEVMLMNKRINNDEFFKNIRFMVIDEVHSFAGSERGVHLMSVLERIQKYSDHDIQRIGLSATVGNPDKIGRWMQGSSKRKLTTVDPPKTQGKKRIEIKVVDKGEDFGKEVCKRIFGKKALFFSNSRSAAENIKNQVEESGIDTFVHHSSIDKRFREIAEERFKLGSNTCIIATSTLELGIDIGNLDVVLQLDSPNTVSSFLQRLGRTGRRKGSIAHFVFFPTKKDKLVLAVAVLKLAMKKWVENVYVSRVSYDILFHQVLTMSLAGFGVRKEEVFDVLKEVYSYSNITKEEYDNLVNFMEKQNYIQVDRNNIYLDSKSEKEFGRQNYMTLYSAFETTKEFTVKYRTKPIGTLERWFVNALGEDFQFVLAGKYWQTDKIDYIKSIIHVVEAKEAKPPRWLSGEGFYTYELSQEILKVMTEDEEYGFLNNNEKAILKDVRYEQRAFGLKVGKIIIEEIKEGYAFYTYSGNKVNYTLAIAFSLINEMVATKSISWKGFKVAAEDKDFKPTSEELLEVINGIKENQNYLDSIKDKLIDRVPDISLSKYQKYLPEDLRKKMIADYVYDLNKAADFIRDAEVEVLKVYG; translated from the coding sequence ATGTCAAATTTTCATATGCTTTGCCAGCCGTTAAAGGATAAAATTATCAACAAGCTTGGGTGGAAAGAATTAACGGCAGTACAAGAAATGACAATACCAGAAATAATTAACGGAAAAAATGCTATAGTTTTAGCTCCAACAGCTGGGGGCAAAACAGAAGCTGCCTTTTTTCCTATATTGCATACTATCTATAATGAAGAGATCACAAGCACATCTGTAATCTATGTATCGCCGATTAAGGCGTTGCTAAATAATCAAGAAGAAAGACTGAGGGGGCTTTCTTCTTTTGTATATGGAAATGTTTTTAAGTGGCATGGTGATGTATCTTCATATGAAAAAATCAAATCGTTTAAAAACCCTCCTAATATATTGATGATAACTCCAGAATCATTAGAAGTTATGTTAATGAACAAGCGAATTAACAATGATGAGTTTTTTAAAAATATTAGGTTTATGGTGATTGATGAGGTACATTCTTTTGCGGGGAGTGAAAGAGGAGTTCATTTAATGTCGGTTCTAGAGAGAATTCAAAAATATTCTGATCATGATATTCAACGGATAGGACTCTCAGCAACAGTAGGGAACCCTGATAAAATTGGAAGGTGGATGCAGGGAAGTAGTAAAAGAAAACTGACAACAGTAGATCCACCGAAGACTCAAGGCAAAAAGAGGATAGAAATAAAGGTTGTTGACAAGGGAGAGGATTTTGGCAAGGAAGTTTGTAAAAGGATTTTTGGTAAGAAGGCGCTGTTTTTTTCAAATAGCAGGAGTGCTGCTGAGAATATAAAGAATCAAGTAGAAGAAAGTGGGATAGACACTTTTGTACATCATTCTTCTATTGATAAAAGATTTAGGGAAATAGCTGAAGAGCGATTTAAGCTTGGTAGTAACACATGCATTATTGCAACCAGTACGTTGGAGCTGGGAATAGATATAGGTAATTTAGATGTGGTCTTGCAGCTAGACTCTCCTAATACTGTTTCTTCATTTTTACAAAGGTTAGGGAGGACAGGTAGAAGAAAAGGTAGTATTGCGCATTTTGTGTTCTTTCCCACTAAAAAGGACAAACTTGTCTTGGCTGTAGCAGTTTTAAAACTAGCAATGAAAAAATGGGTTGAGAATGTATATGTAAGCAGGGTGTCCTACGATATTTTATTTCACCAAGTACTGACAATGTCGCTTGCTGGATTTGGAGTCAGAAAAGAAGAAGTTTTTGATGTTTTGAAGGAAGTTTATTCCTATTCTAATATTACAAAGGAAGAGTATGATAATCTTGTTAATTTTATGGAAAAGCAAAACTATATACAAGTAGATAGAAATAATATTTACCTGGATAGTAAATCTGAGAAAGAATTTGGAAGGCAGAACTATATGACTCTTTACTCTGCTTTTGAAACCACAAAAGAGTTTACGGTAAAGTATAGAACCAAACCCATAGGAACCCTTGAAAGATGGTTTGTAAATGCATTAGGAGAAGACTTTCAATTTGTACTGGCAGGAAAGTACTGGCAAACTGATAAAATAGATTATATAAAATCTATAATACATGTTGTAGAAGCAAAGGAAGCAAAACCTCCTCGTTGGTTAAGTGGAGAGGGCTTCTATACATATGAACTATCTCAAGAAATACTCAAAGTAATGACAGAAGATGAGGAATATGGTTTTTTAAATAATAACGAAAAAGCAATATTAAAAGATGTAAGATATGAACAGAGGGCGTTTGGTCTTAAGGTGGGGAAAATTATTATAGAAGAAATAAAAGAAGGATATGCATTTTATACTTACTCGGGAAATAAAGTAAACTACACTCTAGCGATAGCGTTTAGCCTTATAAATGAAATGGTAGCGACTAAGAGTATCTCATGGAAAGGTTTTAAAGTAGCAGCTGAGGATAAAGACTTTAAACCAACAAGTGAGGAGTTATTAGAAGTTATTAATGGAATAAAAGAAAACCAAAATTATCTTGATAGTATAAAGGACAAGCTAATTGATCGGGTTCCGGATATATCTTTATCAAAATATCAAAAGTATCTACCGGAAGACTTAAGGAAGAAAATGATAGCTGACTATGTATATGACTTGAACAAAGCAGCTGACTTTATTCGAGATGCTGAGGTGGAAGTGTTGAAGGTTTATGGTTAG
- the brxD gene encoding BREX system ATP-binding protein BrxD, whose product MGNSLVAIIDSLRNGTVPSEGTDKIAVGIDDELNEISNQLNKVEEGGGSFKFIIGDYGSGKTFFSSSVREKAFQRQFVVSSVVISQEAPLHKFEELYSKIMGGMRIGSNKEIPAFSLLLEEWLSNIEEKIIEIADLDPDEDQEKFQQEIGKRIDDELQVVGSIANSFANAIRSFYKAKYAGDSKLAQGAIAWLKGEKVSADIKRQLSVVGNVSRANSFEFFRALLHMIKSAGYQGIVVILDEVETVQKLQTANMRNNAYENLRLFIDETDKGNFNNCFFLYTGTTDLMESEKGFKALDPLDQRLDVKRDNEFKNLRQPVMFLDGFNREKLREVAKKVRDIHGQVNSWSAEEKVSNEFLERFITDMSQGFGGEINISPRSFLRKLVDILDKSEMYEDYVPEEKFVFDDEVRNMVEDTEKSTAHIVNF is encoded by the coding sequence ATGGGAAACTCACTAGTTGCAATAATTGATTCTTTAAGAAATGGAACGGTTCCTTCGGAAGGGACTGATAAGATAGCTGTAGGAATAGACGATGAGTTAAATGAAATTTCTAACCAGTTAAATAAGGTAGAAGAGGGGGGCGGATCTTTTAAATTTATCATTGGTGATTATGGGTCTGGTAAAACCTTTTTTAGTAGTAGCGTAAGGGAGAAGGCGTTTCAAAGGCAGTTTGTAGTATCTTCTGTTGTTATTTCACAAGAGGCACCCCTTCATAAGTTTGAAGAGTTATACAGTAAGATAATGGGTGGAATGAGAATAGGATCAAATAAAGAGATTCCAGCTTTTTCTCTACTATTAGAAGAATGGTTATCTAATATAGAAGAAAAAATTATTGAAATAGCTGACTTAGATCCAGATGAGGATCAAGAAAAATTTCAACAAGAAATAGGAAAAAGAATTGATGATGAATTACAGGTTGTTGGCTCTATTGCTAACTCTTTTGCCAATGCTATTAGATCCTTTTATAAGGCTAAATACGCGGGGGATTCCAAATTAGCACAGGGAGCGATAGCATGGTTAAAAGGAGAAAAAGTAAGTGCAGATATTAAAAGACAGCTTAGTGTAGTAGGAAATGTAAGTAGAGCGAACTCGTTTGAATTTTTTAGAGCGCTGCTACACATGATAAAATCTGCTGGTTATCAGGGGATAGTGGTAATCTTAGATGAAGTTGAAACTGTACAAAAATTGCAAACAGCTAACATGAGAAATAATGCTTATGAAAACTTAAGGTTGTTTATAGATGAAACTGACAAAGGTAATTTTAATAACTGTTTTTTCCTTTATACAGGGACCACCGATCTTATGGAGAGTGAAAAAGGATTTAAAGCATTAGATCCTTTAGACCAGCGGCTGGATGTTAAAAGAGATAATGAATTTAAGAATTTAAGACAACCTGTAATGTTTTTAGACGGTTTTAATAGGGAGAAATTACGTGAGGTTGCAAAAAAAGTTAGGGATATTCACGGGCAGGTTAACAGTTGGTCGGCGGAAGAAAAAGTTAGTAATGAATTTTTAGAGAGGTTCATTACCGATATGTCCCAGGGATTTGGTGGTGAAATCAACATAAGTCCTAGAAGTTTTTTAAGAAAGCTGGTGGACATACTGGATAAAAGTGAAATGTATGAGGACTATGTACCTGAGGAAAAATTCGTATTTGACGACGAGGTAAGGAACATGGTGGAAGATACAGAGAAAAGCACAGCACATATTGTGAATTTTTAG
- a CDS encoding PglZ domain-containing protein, translating to MSGIFKHSLQKYLERLNNLESHLLCIQDECGLFEGYEDIDLHLYPHSIIPMENNVVFRAKYEHIKHKNDRNYILLFKGQENHKKVLDFVRRSENKKVHSITIQDVMNQVEPGLNWNEYINEFDKEDIQRNFSDIIDYSKRLKKSQLSKKDILKILVSALTGVDGTNVADEGDCFLFYKALIDLYQSPDNIKANSNLKGLIVNLFREYGSVTVDVIKKDTFDQLEKVVWISKVLQRYGRLNKINLQLVLKSEYNNELVPDLGKLIELADLIGKKNQSYFYKKIDWAEKIVSNSGIEFSNINNPHVEIREGNVNFITILKAMKDLLAGYNLEGAKRVYKYKNSDLLELKNLLEETVQYRSTNINNLLSLFNKILSLLDKISKAETGIEQVIEEEDYRKWQTLYKTTLFDMQYRLSEIWQLDNHALIDKSRYQKISVRVNKVLNSYRAVFAKFLEKNYPKWNQGQVGSSRPILNNDIGDIIKKEDGKIFVLVFDGMRYDAWHYIVRPYFEKAFKNRNIEVGNSFSLLPSITSISRDAIYSSIINQHREEVAFLTKSESVKNQKEIQEVILKDKKYNIFVFNMFDKDGHKATEDFYLFYDKQRKVFEGTISNLLNQIPDEDDIVVASDHGLMRVDQYESLREVDGIKECKYRYLRAEQGVSLGNCIELTDGDNLDCGEKLLLTYDNKGYFKGGGEKHFYSHGGASIEEVIVPLIVARSKSPKPAIPQIKKTDSVVLKNGLRLDISFRPTKKEKIILETLYSLKNSFVSTSDIEQKLVNELGSAGLLDSKIKRLVKKLKKDKLDIIEVQSVGDVIMYKFKESGLREEI from the coding sequence ATGAGTGGAATATTTAAGCATAGTTTACAAAAATATCTTGAACGACTTAATAATTTAGAAAGCCACCTCCTTTGTATACAGGATGAGTGCGGGCTTTTTGAGGGCTATGAGGATATAGATTTGCATCTGTATCCTCATAGCATTATTCCTATGGAAAATAATGTGGTATTCAGAGCTAAGTATGAACACATTAAGCATAAAAATGATAGGAACTATATCTTATTATTTAAAGGGCAAGAAAACCATAAAAAAGTTTTAGATTTTGTTAGACGTTCAGAAAATAAAAAGGTCCATAGTATTACCATACAAGATGTAATGAACCAAGTGGAACCAGGACTTAACTGGAATGAATACATTAATGAGTTTGATAAAGAAGATATACAAAGAAATTTTAGTGACATTATTGATTATAGTAAGCGTTTAAAGAAAAGTCAGCTAAGTAAAAAAGATATATTGAAAATATTAGTATCGGCTTTGACTGGGGTCGATGGCACCAATGTAGCAGATGAAGGGGATTGTTTTCTATTTTATAAAGCTTTAATAGATTTATATCAAAGTCCCGACAATATAAAAGCTAATAGTAATCTAAAAGGATTGATTGTTAATCTTTTTAGAGAGTATGGCAGTGTTACTGTGGATGTTATAAAAAAAGATACCTTTGATCAATTAGAAAAAGTAGTGTGGATTTCAAAGGTGTTGCAGAGGTATGGAAGGCTTAATAAAATTAACTTGCAGTTAGTTTTAAAAAGTGAATACAATAATGAGCTAGTGCCGGATCTTGGCAAACTTATTGAGCTTGCTGATCTTATCGGTAAAAAAAATCAAAGTTACTTCTATAAAAAAATAGATTGGGCAGAAAAGATTGTTTCAAATTCCGGGATAGAATTTTCCAATATTAACAATCCTCATGTGGAAATCCGGGAAGGCAACGTCAATTTTATAACAATTTTGAAAGCCATGAAGGACTTATTAGCTGGATATAACTTAGAAGGAGCTAAAAGGGTCTATAAATATAAAAATAGTGACTTGTTGGAGCTAAAAAATTTATTAGAGGAAACAGTACAGTATAGATCTACTAACATAAACAATTTGCTTAGCTTATTCAATAAAATTTTAAGTTTACTGGATAAGATTAGTAAAGCTGAAACGGGTATTGAACAGGTAATTGAGGAAGAGGATTATAGAAAATGGCAAACTTTGTATAAAACAACACTTTTTGATATGCAGTATCGTTTATCAGAAATATGGCAGTTAGATAATCACGCCCTTATAGATAAAAGCAGGTATCAAAAGATTAGTGTTAGGGTTAATAAAGTATTAAACAGTTATAGGGCTGTTTTTGCTAAGTTTTTAGAAAAGAATTATCCCAAGTGGAACCAGGGGCAAGTGGGCAGTTCTAGGCCTATCTTAAATAATGATATCGGGGATATTATTAAAAAAGAGGACGGAAAGATTTTTGTTTTGGTTTTTGATGGCATGAGGTATGATGCTTGGCATTACATAGTAAGGCCCTATTTTGAGAAAGCATTTAAAAACAGAAATATCGAAGTTGGCAACTCTTTTTCATTACTGCCGTCGATAACTTCAATTTCAAGAGATGCTATTTATTCATCAATTATAAATCAGCATAGAGAAGAAGTTGCTTTTTTGACGAAATCAGAAAGTGTTAAAAATCAAAAAGAAATACAAGAAGTCATATTAAAGGATAAAAAATACAATATATTTGTATTCAACATGTTTGATAAAGACGGACATAAAGCTACCGAAGATTTTTATCTCTTTTATGATAAGCAGAGAAAAGTTTTTGAAGGTACCATTAGTAACCTACTTAATCAGATACCAGATGAAGATGACATAGTGGTAGCTTCTGATCATGGGTTAATGAGGGTAGATCAGTATGAGAGCTTAAGAGAAGTAGACGGGATAAAAGAATGTAAGTATAGATATTTGAGGGCAGAGCAAGGTGTTAGCTTAGGGAATTGCATAGAACTAACCGATGGTGATAATTTGGATTGTGGAGAAAAACTTTTATTGACTTATGACAATAAGGGATATTTTAAGGGCGGTGGCGAAAAACATTTTTATAGCCATGGGGGAGCTAGCATTGAAGAAGTTATAGTGCCGTTAATAGTAGCTAGATCAAAAAGCCCAAAACCAGCTATACCTCAGATTAAAAAAACTGATTCAGTGGTGCTAAAGAATGGGCTAAGACTAGATATCAGTTTCAGACCAACAAAAAAAGAAAAGATTATATTAGAAACACTATATTCATTGAAAAACAGCTTTGTTTCCACATCAGATATTGAGCAAAAACTTGTCAATGAATTGGGATCAGCGGGACTTTTGGATTCAAAGATTAAGAGGTTAGTAAAGAAATTGAAAAAAGATAAGCTGGATATTATTGAGGTTCAATCAGTGGGAGATGTTATTATGTATAAATTTAAGGAAAGTGGTTTAAGGGAGGAGATATAA
- a CDS encoding HNH endonuclease domain-containing protein, with product MVTLPQHEGINVGMLNQSIAFKQLTNSYKIYWLYAVFEEVIRGNRQIPFETLVCRMVAKNWFSSIQYKLNLGAQDKLYNLVTYIHQRYIPEVKIQEEHLHEQLVHLANTESDRDLHKKIRSLEQYVPYRLLSIFFSDELKGKKDYSKQKIIEELSNKDKKVLYSINSSKRYIVVNNPWFEYIRQNQSIIKGWLMYHLITFLQKRNPNVPAIPFKITPPAQRSLNQQTKFWKALLEAHSFKDIYTGASLNGANFSTYGNLSLDHFIPWSFVLHDEMWNLVPTFKNINSKKSDNLPSLDAYFDKFTSLQYDSITTAIKVGINSKILEDYLTINSSYNLKSSNVLLDKERFKKDLKSTIEPLYQIAENQGFQQWVF from the coding sequence ATGGTAACTTTGCCACAGCACGAAGGCATTAATGTAGGTATGTTAAATCAAAGTATAGCTTTTAAGCAACTAACTAACAGTTACAAAATCTATTGGCTATATGCAGTTTTTGAAGAAGTTATCCGGGGAAATAGACAGATTCCATTCGAAACTTTGGTTTGTAGAATGGTCGCTAAAAATTGGTTTTCTTCTATTCAGTATAAGTTAAATTTAGGAGCTCAAGACAAGCTTTATAACCTAGTTACTTATATACACCAAAGGTATATTCCAGAAGTTAAAATACAAGAAGAACACCTTCATGAGCAGCTAGTCCACCTGGCAAATACAGAATCTGATCGTGATCTTCATAAAAAAATTCGTAGCCTTGAGCAATATGTGCCATACAGATTATTATCGATATTCTTTTCAGATGAGCTTAAAGGCAAAAAGGACTATAGCAAACAAAAGATAATAGAAGAACTATCAAATAAAGATAAGAAAGTTCTCTATTCCATCAATAGTTCAAAAAGGTATATCGTCGTTAATAACCCATGGTTTGAATACATAAGGCAAAATCAGTCTATAATTAAGGGCTGGTTAATGTATCATTTAATTACTTTTCTACAAAAGAGAAACCCAAATGTCCCCGCAATACCTTTTAAAATCACACCTCCAGCACAACGGAGTTTAAACCAGCAAACAAAATTTTGGAAAGCTCTTTTAGAAGCCCACTCTTTTAAAGATATATATACCGGTGCTTCATTAAATGGCGCTAATTTCTCAACTTACGGCAACTTAAGTCTGGATCATTTTATTCCATGGAGTTTTGTACTTCATGATGAGATGTGGAACTTAGTTCCCACATTTAAAAACATAAACAGCAAAAAAAGTGATAACCTCCCCAGTCTAGATGCTTACTTTGATAAATTTACAAGCCTACAGTACGACTCAATCACTACAGCTATTAAGGTAGGCATAAACTCTAAAATCTTAGAAGATTACTTGACCATAAATAGCTCATACAACCTTAAAAGTTCAAATGTTCTTTTAGATAAGGAGAGATTTAAAAAAGACTTAAAATCTACTATCGAACCTCTATACCAAATAGCCGAAAATCAAGGGTTTCAGCAGTGGGTGTTTTAA
- a CDS encoding DUF2085 domain-containing protein, whose protein sequence is MKLGHAVGCHQKASRSFFINNYQLPVCARCSGVLLGQAMAVLAMIFFRYIGSITWGIVFLAVMFIDWLTQATKLKKSTNSRRLITGLLGGIGYITVLTNLILVVLR, encoded by the coding sequence ATGAAACTTGGGCACGCAGTTGGGTGTCACCAAAAGGCCAGCCGCAGCTTTTTTATCAATAACTACCAATTACCAGTTTGTGCCCGCTGCTCAGGTGTATTATTAGGGCAGGCTATGGCTGTTCTTGCGATGATTTTTTTTAGGTATATAGGGTCAATTACCTGGGGTATAGTCTTTTTAGCTGTAATGTTTATAGACTGGCTAACTCAAGCAACTAAACTAAAAAAGTCAACCAACAGCCGCAGATTGATAACGGGTTTGTTAGGGGGAATAGGCTATATAACTGTTTTGACAAACTTGATTTTGGTTGTATTAAGATAG